Genomic segment of Triticum aestivum cultivar Chinese Spring chromosome 6A, IWGSC CS RefSeq v2.1, whole genome shotgun sequence:
GGTAGTGGACGATGATGTTCTTGATGATCCTATTTCAGAGAAGCTTCGCCAACAAAGGTATTGCTATTTCTTTTCCTGCTGTGGCCTTCTTGTATGATGTGCCTACCATTCAGTTTGTTCACTCTGATGCTTTACTTATTACAGGCTAGTGGAAGAAGCTGACTTTAAGGCAACAGCTGAGCTTTTTGCAAAGAAGGACGGCAGTGAAAAGTCACTAGAGACTTTCATCCCGAAGTCTGAGAGCGACTTTGCGGAATATGCTGAGCTTATCGCAAACAAAATTCGCCCGTATGAGGTCTGTTCAACGTTTGCAGAGCTCTCTGTTTGGTTTATATTCAGACTCCCTTTCCTTCAGGAACTGACCACATTGGCTCATGTATACAGAAAAGCTTTCACTACATGGGTCTACTTAAGAATGTCATGAGACTTTCCATGACATCGTTGAAAGGTGCGGATGCGAAAGAAATATCCTCCTCCGTCACGGCAATTGCTAATGAAAAGATCAAGGCTGAGAAAGAAGCTGCAGCAGGCAAAAAGAAAGGAGGTGAGATTCT
This window contains:
- the LOC123131878 gene encoding eukaryotic translation initiation factor 3 subunit J-A, with protein sequence MEDWENDDFQPIAPVVKAQPLKSNWEDEDVDEDDVKESWEEEEEKPKPQPVEKPAPKPSAKAAVKKGKQPSTSTEVVDDDVLDDPISEKLRQQRLVEEADFKATAELFAKKDGSEKSLETFIPKSESDFAEYAELIANKIRPYEKSFHYMGLLKNVMRLSMTSLKGADAKEISSSVTAIANEKIKAEKEAAAGKKKGGAKKKQLHIEKGEEDFVARPGASFDDPDEFDFM